The genomic stretch GCCGCCTTATTTATTGTGCAACTGGCAAGAGACTGTTGCTCAAATGGCGCTAGACCCGGATCTCGACTTAGATGTTGATCACAAGATGAACTGGTTTAATATATGGAAGCGTTCTTATTTAAAGACCTGTGCAGCAATTGATCAACAACTTGAGAAGCACCGTAAAATTGATGCGTTTTACAGTGGAACAACTGCTCTTTCTGTTGTCAGACAGGTAATCATGCTGTCATGATCTCTTTCATATGCTCCTATGTATTGAGATTGAAGGAATGTCGTATCTCGAATGGCAATAGGTTGGTACAAAATTTAATAGCCTGCATTCACTTAGtgttttttcctttttattttccTTGTTTATAACAATCAGATACAGCTATAGGATTTGAATGCTTTGCGCTTTTAAGCAGTCTGTGCATCCTGAAATACGGTTACCAAATACTGGCAATGATCAACACTATTCAGATTAGTCAGAAAATGACAGTCTGTGGAACCTAAAGCCTCAACAGGCATAACAGCCCTTAAGGCTTTGTTTGGATTTTGGGTGGAAGAATTTGTAGGAAAAAATGGGTATAGAATTCGCTGTTAGGATAGCAAGTTGTATTAATTTTCCCTATTACAACGCAAAACACATTCTTTCCCGCATATTTCCATCAAATATATATTCTCCGAACATAGGTATCGCAATGTGTCTATTTTGTAAAACAGATCCATGTTTTTGGCCTAAAATAAAGTGTATCATGTCGTGTTGGATTGGATTGTTGGTGCGTAGGAAATAACATAGTCTGTAAGTATCCGAAAATGTGTGTAATTCTACCGTCTTCTCATATCTTTAAAGTTTTGTCCATTCAATATACAATGTTTCCTGATATGATTAGAGTGTAACAGGTGTATTGGTGGGGGTTTGGTCCTACTAAAAAGTTGACATAATCTAGTTATGTTTTTATGAGATCATAAACTTGTGGGCTGTGGCCATCCGCCATTGcattttcaacctcaaataaAAACCAGTAGTGGATTTCGCTTTCAGTATGATCTTTTTGACATCAAGTTTATCAGTGGAGAATGTAATCAGTTAAATAAAAACCTGCCTGTCTGCCTGCCATCACATTGTGAAGTCATATACGTCCGTAATCATTTGAAAGATCGTCTCATGTTATTTTAGTGTGTGATTAACTCATTTACCTAATAGCCCGACTTATCTACCTTCTAACCCATTTTAGAAACTGAAATAAGGGATAAAGTCCTCATCATATGGGCCGCTCTCATGATATTGTTATCATGAAACCGTCTCATATGAGAATTTGTGCATATACAAATGATGTCTTTTCTAATTTGATTAGGATTGGGTAATCTTAGTTTTTGAGATAAGACACTTTTGGTCAGTGGCAAATCTAATGCCAAGATTGTGCTCTATGCCACTAATGGCATTTTAAATCATGACGATCTATGCTtatatactacggagtataaGTATATGATGACCACCCTCGTCACTGAGTATAAATTATTAGTTCATTTGGTCATAGGTTTCTTTTTTAATATTGATGGCTTAGCTATAAAGTGTAGTGGAATGAACAGAATGAATGTTTAGGAGGTGTTGCTCAAGTACATCTTCTTTGTCCTGATTGTATATGCAAACATAAGCAGGTGAAGATTAAGTATTGCAAGTTGATTGCCTTAGTGATTTCCACTTAATAACTTTTGACTTTCTAACCCGTGAATTTGTTGCTTTAATCAATCTGAAGTAATAATATAAATCAATATAAAAGTTTTTTTGCTTTTTGTTTACGTTTGGATATGGCATTATTATGGCTAGGTAACAAAACAAGTAGTAACAGGAGCAGGAGGAAAGTTGTAGTAAGTGCTAAATATTTGAACAAGTAACATGATATCATATACTTTGGTTTCGTACCCTGGGCACGAGTGCTGTCTAAGCTAGTTGACATCTACGTCAACAAACATTTCTGACTAAATGAGTGTTCACCATCTTGACTGAACTTGATTTTTGACGATTTTTTTCTTGTCAGGGTGAAAGAATTATCATAGCCAATGTCGGTGATTCACGTGCTGTATTGGCTACCACTTCTGAAAATGGCGACTTGGTAGCGGTGCAGCTCACTATGGACTTTAAGCCAAACTTGCCTCGTAAGTTAGCAACATTCTGTTTTATGTAACTAACCCGGTTCTTAGAGACACTTGCTGACCACATCTATAGGAGTTTGaaaaacaaaattaatttttaaaCTGTTGAGGCTTTTAATCTAGAACTATTGTGGTTCTTATATACTCTTCATTGTTAACAGAGGAGGCGGAGCGAATAAGTCAGTGCAATGGGAGGGTTTTTTGCTTAGAAGACGAGCCAGGGGTCCACAGGGTGTGGCTTCCTGATGAGGAAGTTCCAGGACTTGCAATGTCTAGGGCTTTCGGAGATTATTGCATCAAGGACTTTGGCCTTATATCTGTTCCTGAAGTAACTCAGAGAAATATAACCAGCAAAGATCAGTTCATTCTGCTGGCCAGTGATGGGGTAAGTCATCTAGTTTCTGGCTATTTAAAGTCAACTTGCCCTCTAGAATAATTTGCAGTTTTGTTTTCTATAAGGTGATTTAGAATAATATCAAAAGAGAACATTTTTCCGTCATTTCTATCCATGTATATCGTAAATGATTTATGCACCTAATATATCATGTACCAAATCTAATTCACGTTCCTTAGCTTTTATTTATTTCAGGAATTCAGCTTGTTCACATCTCAATAGACTATTCATGTTAGTTGACCCCAAGTTATTTGTATTTGGAACAAAGCTTTCTTGTTGTTGATTTGAATTATGAACAACCACTTACCTTTTGACAATATCCAAGTGTCATCTTTAGGTGTCCTTTCGGTCATTTAAACCAAATTAATGTAGATGGGAGCTCATTTAGCTCATATTAAGTAACAGTACTGGTGACTTTGGTTCGAAACACGTTGACATCAAAATTACCCCGTTACTCATATAACTCGGTCTTAACAGATTGTTTTGAATACTGCAGGTGTGGGATGTGGTTTCTAATCAAGAGGCAGTTGAGATTGTATCTTCAACCCCTGACCCCAACAAGGCCGCTAAGCGACTAGTAGATCATGCAGTCCAAGCATGGAAACGAAAGCGACGAGGCTATGCAATAGATGATATTTCTGCCATTTGCCTCTTTTTCCACTCTCCCTCTTCCTcatcccaccaccaccaccaccaccaagtTCAGTCTTCTGTTGTGACCAAATAGCAATAATTCAATAACTCGAAAATCACACAGCTATAATGTGTGTGTATTGTGTAAGTTTGGTTGATCAGTAAATATCCAGTTCTTGTCCATGTCAAATGTACTGATGGTATATTTGCCATTGTTATCTTCATTACCATTAGTCCATTACCCAGCGCCTAGACTATTAGAATGCAGTTGGTGTTTCAATAACCCAATTTCTCTTCATCCTTGATGAATTACGGAGTACTAGTTATCAGCAATATATTAATGAACTTCCCATTTTGCCCcttattttatactccctcctattcggaataactgtcccatttgtcatttccgtctattcatataactgtcccatttgccatatttagACAGGTTTAATGACTTTTCTTTATTTATGACCCCAACCATCCCTAACCCATCATATTAGtaaacttttcattatttaactctccTATATTCTTAATCCTATACAATACTATTCATTATTTAACTCAATTCCTTAATTTTCATGCCATTGTCCAAATGAGACAGTTATTCCGAATAAGGAGTATTTCCTTCTAATTAAaccaccaaaacacaatttatttatttttctaaaaGGTAAGTTTCATTAATCATTAAACAAGCATTACATCATATATTTTGTGTAGATTTAGGCAAAGCTAACTTTCTAACAAATTGATACTACTTAACCATTGCCTATATCTACTCATTAACCCATTACACATCTCATATTGCAGTCGATTCTTTAGCAAAGTCTGAATATTCCTAACAACATTGTCAGGCCTTAGGAGCTTTGCATTCAATCGTGTTTCATTCCTCTGAATCCATATGCTGTACCAGATAGCCAAGTGCACAGCCGTGACCACCTGTTTCTTTACTCTGGACCATCTCCTCCTCTGAATCCGTTTCAAGTTATCAGTACCTGTAACTTGACACCCAAGCTAGTTATGAGCAGCTTGATAAACTTGCATTGTGTACTGGCAGTCATTCATCAAATGATCATGCGTTTCTGCAGCAGCGGAACAGATGCAACACTATCATCAGGAGCAATTCCCAAATGAAACAATTTATCTTTCAATCTAAGTGCCTGCTGCATTAAAAACCAAACCATGAACTTATGCTTAGGAATCCAACGCCATACCAcacacgaccaggctttatgaattatcagaactctataagcggtcactgcccgacagagtgtcccatacagtctgcctatgtgatcgactagtcatcccgcatgactctatgacatttgaacttgccatcaatcgcatcacactctattcACCTCGAGACATCATCTCatataagtaaccaggggcgactaccatgtcaatccagttcactttaatggggttcaatttgtctctacaacccatttggatttaacaaagtaatgggtgagttttaaagaaactcaaacgataaatgcgattatcatacatgaatagtcaatactctattactacttcatatcttataatttataatgtaccttttacactagttgaaatgcaataatAGCTTGGCAAGCTATATATTCCAACCTtatcaattgttatttccttcttttcaatgttatatctaataatatgaatttatctaagtatatgtctagtcttcttactagacttgggctctttaacttgaaagatgctcccactgttatcatataacttgtgataaagtctttggtagaggaatctactctcattccctacttagattccttttgtataATTTGCAATGCacaaaactaaaacacttttctagtctcttactcatAAGTCAATAAGACAtgctaggatttcaacaaatcccttttggtttggaaactaaagtttgtgcaacccttcaacacgtaACTTAGTATATcttccaaacatatgaacaaatcctcaattgttctttaaggctttcacatgaccatcttatgaattaacttgttattgacttattatgctccaagcatatgattcatcacggcgtgtgcgtcagttggcatacatgatcgttctaatggtggaaacattagcaaacgatttcatgtgatcaacaacttaataggttcagtgaacgactatgactccatcatagtaattccactttcatcaacatgaataacccattcaaccttgttgatgtacaacagatacgaaagatcttatcctcatatcactctcaactctatgccaatatactctcacatagattcaaaaatctagaatactttgcacccTTTTCCAAGACttcaatcactctttcacagaagagagcatttgtaacaccccctcataccaaggtaccttaccaaagACTACCTaagcatgaaagactgttaccatctcggtttcccgaggttagtatatcaaagttacaaattccaaacaacatttattaaagtataaagagttagcgaatacattatctcagaccaactcaaactaaaagtgtaaggacttcaatacaactgaaatcaaagacggctaaactcgtaacgacggaaactagactcgaagtgatgactcccatgtctgtcccatagctaaacatctgcattatctgtcatatctgctcaccatccccgaatggatcaccgcaggttttacaaaacaacaacacggggtcagttactgcataattcaaataagacaaacaaacagtgtaaccggctgatcatcctccatcctcggtctcccgatctcactcAGTAAccggtgatacccgtcgttgtgagtatcaaaaataagatttataatttcctattaagactaacctaggctagtggtaacagggtcgaaccacaaggaggcagacgtaatttctagctgtctaattctagtctaaggtaacgagtgtatgggttgagttgaattggtctatagctaagaataaataaagacaataaactaaaaagacggattaaacagataaagaaggggtactaggatggtcggttcattacggCGGGCAAAGATACTAAGTCGGtcgaatcaaacacaagtgaggcgggaaaacaagaggtcctctcggtccactcttaacagatagcatctttcgatctcgctataagtccctaatatcactaatactgactctcgtcctgaaaagtgactaacggtctaaactatacctatctttcgatctcagcacagtttagtcattttaattggtggtctaacaactgtccctatttttcgatctaatgggtcagttataaattaagcatctaactggtcgcatgcattcgattcgttaaatacaacattaaaatcaattaaaacgaaaggtaacctcacgtggtcagtcgatcgaccaggtatggcagtcgatcgactgacacgcgaattcagtccaaaacaatactacgccgcctatgctataattcgcctacatcctagcacaattgatttagctactcatactaacgttgataacaacaatgaaattagggcataaaagtactgaattcataattaaagcggtaagacaaacaattaacatgcaacaataaaatggtttcgggaatctaactagcaattctatactaataacgaaatagaagtgaattgaaataaaatggtaagaataccgagaatagcagaagaatgattaagaacaagagcgaaaattccaatgctaaacaatattccaaaccctaattatttctaagaACCGTAtataaaacttaatgtaaaaacttgatgtcaaaactgatgtttctaggttacgttatatagcaactaacgtaactttatttcctaaacctaatataactttgggcttcaagattcacggtcttttaattctcgtctggaatagcagtttggtcgatcgactgctaggactagtcgatcgactgaatagcaatgaacagtagcttctggaacccgatggttggtcgatcgactgatggtagtggtcgatcgactgcctgagctgctacttgacttctataatctcgtggatttgtcttttgggccttgaattgcgcaccaagctcgtttcttaagcgaatacttcacgtcaaatgcaatgcaagatactcggggatggatttagctcgatttccgctggattcttcacatttctgcaataatgtacaaaaatacggaagtagacggaaatagggagaaatgtagcataaactacatgaatgagctctgaaatgcgtgtaaaatgaggtgtaaaacatcatataaaagacacgcatcaaacttccccaaactgaacccttgcttgtccccaagcaagatctagactcgatctaattacctaatggaatgagttcaatctcagagcgaattacaacatgtaaagcctaaaccaacttaatgcacaaccaacaatcaattagcaatgcgaattatgcaaacgagttatggagtcgttaaaactactgaaccgtcaactgtagagacttatcaaattggactctcacgggtcgctcaaatcactcataagcacaggtgaataacgTAAGGATAGAAAGAGTtggttttgtaaagactctcacctaactacgacctataagaacatgcctgcagtctaatatgaaagcaatctctacaaccgtacatatgcattccaaccaacaagagaccatgacacatgccgaggtatatatgtggatatgtgatgtatgggtaagaagaggcaaaacatttatgggaaagtggaggtacaggtgatcaagctagtaccgaaacggaacgatatggcaacatccaacttcttgctcaaaaacaaatggaacggtgctatagcaagcacaaatctcacaatctccaggtataaaagtaatcaaccaactccccataaaatatgaataatacatgggagcaaaaatcgccaaaagataaggattttgaattatgcgaattgattctttttctttttctcgaacctcagtcgatcgacctgaattggcagtcgatcgactgttatgaacagtacagaacctctttttcagTTTTTTCGAATcaattttcatctttttttttcttttctattctttccttccttcatttcattttcccaactaaatctcaataagagcatttactaccaaaaactaagtaacaatcccaaaaactaaactactagcttgaccaaggcaggctaagtgtaggatgtagtaaataggacaaaaaggatatttttggcagtgtggagcttatgggtgaaacgagaaaagggaaacctctaccacatgtgtcaactaaccacagaccgaatgcatacaggtattaagcagattaagttcatatttatgcacatttatgtgacatgcctcataaggagtactactcacattcctaaataactggtcatagatgtcaccagttataggctctaaatatCATAAATATGATGTAgattgccaattttcaaagtcaagtctcaagtccagcaaataattaacgaaaactcgtaggtatgcatttatacgattctactaataacatgttaatcaagcaaggcttaggcaaaacaggtgcaaaatgcaatatcatccttgaaatactaccgttccgactcgacctatatgctaaaataaacgtgcattttatggaaatttttgaaatttttcaattttttttgagtttcgtaaaaatcgaaatgaacaatgcaaaacagaatgtaaacgtgaatgcaagcaaatgatatgcgacgcaaaacccttccccaaaccaaatcgcacaatgtccccattgtgcaaaatcatgtaatgaagaaaagagaaatgggaatttgcgagaaaatgaagtaaataagacacgaagtgaaaatcgggaactcacaagactttaagcgcagcaaaaaggaaacctccccaaaccagcgtgagctaggaggtttcaagagAGCAAgcatgctactaataagtacctgaaagacaaataaaacccacgcataaaatcgagaagacaattttgaagcggtaaatatgtgcataaatgagaaaattagaagaaataaataattggacggaaaataaagtggagtagaaaactcccttaagtccgcatatcgaccaaacacagcaggggagaggtcgtgaataggtacagcagcgtccttggtcgatcgactaagaacggCAATGGTCGACCAATGTGTCAGAAACAGTAGCTCTGGAAAGTgcaactcggtcgatcgaccaatgtagcggTCGATCGATCAAAATCATTGCAtactcttatttcttcgtatttgctcaattacttgagctaatgaggtctaaaaacctgcaagtgcacaataatacgcgcccaaaattgcgcaaaacccagaataaagtctcaaacgcataaaatcctaagcaagcaaaataaaatgcgaagtttcgcgcacacaaaatcaataaaaaatgtttaacaaaagcaaataaaaagtttggaaaacatgtgatcaactagtagttgatcaagaacggccacggaatggcccacttcgtcggcttctggctactagaggtagcctcaacggtgcttatcttagcaAATTTGcaccttcttagcttccacgtccgtatggctcaacggatcaacactttcatcatctccccagtcagtgacctcttcttgctcatcaaagtccaagtcggactttcGTGCCTTCACcggttcgtcatcaacttcctcatcagtggcatagctaaggcaaccaagacctcctcgtgaaatgattggcttctttgcagctagagtgacttgcaactcttccttccccaaaccagctccggcattatcagaaatagacaaatcttcctccaatttgctcccagtctggggcggaggggttacaacaggaatagagataggtaaatcaggaagcacaaagtacgatttcttgtcagaaaccgtgttacaagtcacaggccacatgaggtcctttttcttagatggCTGGGCAAAAACGATAGAATGCTTGCCCACTTTAAAAGTCAGGGTTCcaagaccgacatctatgactgcaccagcagtgtgcagaaatggcctacccaaaataatgggaatatgggcatcctcaggcatgtcaagtaccacgaagtcgacggggaagaaaaacttccctatttggacagggatgtcctccaaGACTTCTactggctggaccgcagatcggtcagccatctgtactgtcatatctgtcactacgaacctagtcaatttgagcttcctagctagactcaaaggcatgacgcttatactagctcctaagtcacataatgccttctcaatagagaaggtacctatattgcaaggaacagaaaagctacccgggtcctctagcttatggggtgcagtgtgcgacaaataagagcatgactctttggttagtgcgacagtatgaacatgttcaagtgactttttcttagacaagagttgtttcatgaatttagtgtaggcaggcacttgattaactaactcaaggaagggtacttgtacattcaagctacgaataactttttcaaacttactaaaagatacctgttcctttgtcggcactagtctatccggatatggggctgagagaagtaccttagccctctcctctaaattgcgcgtgccggtatccgtggacttaggctggaagtccaccatcttctccttattgaagctcgaaccctcctcagaccgtctcaaatgtgagccattaaccgtcatcggatcgaacttcggaatcgggacggacccatcagcactcgggtctttccccaatactttcggagttgtcgaaccccggaacaaatggtctctcaaattatcgggcattgaaggacgaaatttctcaatatcaacagaggtctcagtcgatcgaccaccttgctcagtcgatcgactgagatgtacagttccagaagctcctatAACCCgcatattagtcgatcgaccgggtatatcagtcgatcgactgatatacctggtagacgcctttttctttgaatttttcgttacagctttgttttgactcggttccgcctcattcttttcaggggcatcctcgaccatagcaggcccctccagggtagacccactcctcaaagtaatggcatttagggtctctttctggtcaatttgagtcggtaagtgtccgggagctcgagtggtactcttactagccaactgagcaatttggctctctagtagcttcatcccggcctctctagcttgggactccttcagcagcaagttcttaaactcagcaaaatcagaaccatgggattgttgttgctgctgcggcacataaggaggtttttgatattgttgttgcttttgatgagggggcacatagggttgctgctgctgctgttgtggaggttgagtcggatttagaacattctggctactccacctcaagttggggtggacattcggctcatagtacgtgtttgtctgcctatagtgttgaaaggcagcacaagactcaaagggactggGACAATTCTCTCGAGACatgtccctcggctccacatcttctactgacgaaaggaccgtctcgaAACAAagatttacttggtacatcccacctttagaagctcctcctaattcatatttgtcaaaccttgcagtgaggaattctagtgcaaagaacagaggaagattcagcagctctcctctggtttcctctcaattcccatattcagccttatgagtggccaaatcatcgataatcttccaccccttagtctctcccatgttctcagcaaatcggccattggtcatAAAGATCCAATATGGCCTTCGATCGTCATACGatccattatagaactgattgcacaagctccatttttcgaacccatagtgcggtatggttcgcaccagtttcttgaaacggacccatgcttcatgaaagttctcatctggcccttgtttaaagctcgtgatctgagctctaatggcattcgtcttcgaggcagagaagtactttttgtagaatgccagggctaaggaattccagtcagtgatcccatgtgtggctcggtccagatctctataccactctcttgcagcatcacgaagagagaaaatgaacatggtctccttgatctgatcttgggtcacaccggccggtgggggtatggagcagcaataatcaataaaaatctccatgtgcttggctgcatcttcatttgcagctcccccgaactggtttctctcaaccaggttaatgtAGGAAGGCTttgctcgaattttctcgcctccctgtagttcgaatcctttgtagagattcgcattTGTTGGctcgagtgactagcaatggttgcttcttcaccaTAATCGGGATTTCTAGAGAAGTaatgtctcggtgaagaagtagaggcaggagatgtaggtggatctccttcgaacagagcgttctcgtagtggcttgacagagtactcagctcttcctctgtcggtaataccctttgtgatcgtctcaactcgcgcaaggatttctcgatctcagggTTGAATgatactagttcacc from Silene latifolia isolate original U9 population chromosome 5, ASM4854445v1, whole genome shotgun sequence encodes the following:
- the LOC141657554 gene encoding putative protein phosphatase 2C 34, encoding MGHWTTMFNGLARSLSIKKVKNSINGDVGREAAEAMAKDAKKNDMILRSSGIVNVNGSNNFASVCTKRGQKGVNQDCCIVWEEYGCQPDMIFCGIFDGHGPWGHFVSKIVRESMPPYLLCNWQETVAQMALDPDLDLDVDHKMNWFNIWKRSYLKTCAAIDQQLEKHRKIDAFYSGTTALSVVRQGERIIIANVGDSRAVLATTSENGDLVAVQLTMDFKPNLPQEAERISQCNGRVFCLEDEPGVHRVWLPDEEVPGLAMSRAFGDYCIKDFGLISVPEVTQRNITSKDQFILLASDGVWDVVSNQEAVEIVSSTPDPNKAAKRLVDHAVQAWKRKRRGYAIDDISAICLFFHSPSSSSHHHHHHQVQSSVVTK